A region from the Pseudonocardia petroleophila genome encodes:
- a CDS encoding Rieske (2Fe-2S) protein has product MPHPQLDRRTVVVGAAALTAGLAVAGCSAASPASAPAAADGPLAPTTDVPVGGATIFADQGVVVTQATAGAFAAFSTVCPHQGCNVNAVEGTEIVCPCHDSRFDLGGAVLTGPAESGLTSVPVTVSGTELTLG; this is encoded by the coding sequence GTGCCCCACCCCCAGTTGGACCGCCGCACCGTCGTCGTGGGGGCCGCCGCGCTGACCGCGGGGCTCGCCGTCGCCGGCTGCTCGGCCGCCTCGCCCGCCTCCGCCCCGGCCGCCGCGGACGGGCCGCTCGCCCCCACCACCGACGTCCCCGTCGGCGGTGCGACGATCTTCGCCGACCAGGGCGTCGTCGTCACCCAGGCCACCGCGGGCGCGTTCGCCGCGTTCTCCACGGTCTGCCCGCACCAGGGCTGCAACGTCAACGCCGTCGAGGGCACCGAGATCGTCTGCCCGTGCCACGACAGCCGCTTCGACCTCGGCGGCGCCGTGCTCACCGGCCCCGCCGAGTCGGGCCTGACCAGCGTGCCCGTCACGGTCTCGGGCACCGAGCTCACCCTCGGCTGA
- a CDS encoding phosphatidate cytidylyltransferase: MTPGEVLPPRVPKSARLGRNLFAAIAVGLSMGAIILSSLLIVRQFFVAVLAVSAAIATWELAGALRRGAGIEVPLPVVLVGGQAMIWLAWPFGTAGLAGSFALTMVATLLWRMRGGASHYVRDVTATVFTAAYVPLCCGFAVLMTVAPDGLGRVLTFMLPVIASDVGGYAAGVLFGRHPMAPTISPKKSWEGFAGSQLAGMATGALCVHLFLGGPWLVGVLTGSLLVISATLGDLVESMIKRDLGIKDMGNLLPGHGGMMDRLDSLLPTAVVAWLVLSVLVPV, encoded by the coding sequence CTGACGCCCGGGGAGGTGCTGCCGCCCCGGGTGCCGAAATCGGCGCGGCTGGGCCGCAACCTGTTCGCGGCGATCGCGGTGGGCCTGTCGATGGGCGCGATCATCCTGTCGTCGCTGCTGATCGTGCGGCAGTTCTTCGTCGCGGTGCTCGCGGTGTCGGCGGCCATCGCCACCTGGGAGCTCGCGGGCGCGCTGCGCCGCGGGGCGGGCATCGAGGTGCCGCTGCCGGTGGTGCTGGTCGGCGGGCAGGCCATGATCTGGCTGGCCTGGCCGTTCGGCACCGCGGGGCTGGCCGGGTCGTTCGCGCTGACGATGGTGGCCACGCTGCTGTGGCGGATGCGCGGGGGAGCCTCGCACTACGTCCGCGACGTCACCGCGACCGTCTTCACCGCCGCCTACGTGCCGCTGTGCTGCGGGTTCGCCGTGCTGATGACCGTGGCCCCGGACGGGCTCGGCCGCGTGCTCACGTTCATGCTCCCGGTGATCGCCTCCGACGTGGGCGGCTACGCCGCGGGCGTGCTGTTCGGCCGCCACCCGATGGCCCCCACGATCAGCCCGAAGAAGTCCTGGGAGGGCTTCGCCGGTTCGCAGCTCGCGGGCATGGCCACCGGCGCGCTCTGCGTCCACCTGTTCCTCGGCGGTCCCTGGCTGGTCGGGGTGCTCACCGGGTCGCTGCTGGTGATCTCCGCGACGCTGGGCGACCTCGTCGAGTCGATGATCAAGCGCGACCTGGGCATCAAGGACATGGGCAACCTGCTGCCCGGGCACGGCGGCATGATGGACCGCCTCGACTCCCTGCTCCCCACCGCCGTCGTGGCCTGGCTGGTGCTGAGCGTGCTCGTGCCGGTGTGA
- the tsf gene encoding translation elongation factor Ts, whose product MANYTAADVKKLRDLTGSGMMDCKKALEDSDGDFDKSVELLRIKGAKDIDKRAGRETANGLVVAEGGTMVQLNCETDFVAKSDDFQKLADSILQVAVADKPADLDALKAAKLDDGTVEDAVLALSARIGEKLELKRYIHVDGPVALYLHRRASDLPPAIGALVSYDGSSDEVVKGVAMHIAAARPTYTTRDEVPADVIENERRIAEATAREEGKPEQVLPRIVDGRINGFYKDVVLLEQASVQDSKKTVKALLDEAGVTVKTFARFEVGQA is encoded by the coding sequence ATGGCGAACTACACCGCCGCCGACGTGAAGAAGCTCCGCGACCTCACCGGGTCCGGGATGATGGACTGCAAGAAGGCGCTGGAGGACTCCGACGGCGACTTCGACAAGTCCGTCGAGCTGCTGCGCATCAAGGGCGCGAAGGACATCGACAAGCGCGCCGGCCGCGAGACGGCCAACGGCCTCGTCGTCGCCGAGGGCGGCACGATGGTCCAGCTCAACTGCGAGACCGACTTCGTCGCCAAGAGCGACGACTTCCAGAAGCTCGCCGACTCGATCCTGCAGGTCGCCGTGGCCGACAAGCCCGCCGACCTCGACGCCCTCAAGGCGGCCAAGCTCGACGACGGCACCGTCGAGGACGCCGTCCTCGCTCTGTCCGCCCGCATCGGCGAGAAGCTCGAGCTCAAGCGCTACATCCACGTCGACGGGCCGGTCGCGCTGTACCTGCACCGCCGCGCGTCGGACCTGCCGCCGGCCATCGGCGCGCTGGTCTCCTACGACGGGTCCTCCGACGAGGTGGTCAAGGGCGTCGCGATGCACATCGCCGCGGCCCGCCCGACCTACACCACCCGCGACGAGGTCCCGGCCGACGTGATCGAGAACGAGCGTCGCATCGCCGAGGCCACCGCCCGCGAGGAGGGCAAGCCCGAGCAGGTGCTGCCCCGCATCGTCGACGGCCGCATCAACGGGTTCTACAAGGACGTCGTGCTCCTCGAGCAGGCGTCGGTGCAGGACTCGAAGAAGACCGTGAAGGCGCTGCTCGACGAGGCCGGTGTCACGGTCAAGACGTTCGCGCGCTTCGAGGTCGGCCAGGCCTGA
- the pyrH gene encoding UMP kinase, which yields MTAPRVDTDDRPGFRRVLLKLGGEMFGGGAVGVDPEVVETVARQIAEVVSSGAQVAVVIGGGNFFRGAELQDRGMERSRADYMGMLGTVMNCLALQDFLEREHHIDTRVQTAITMGQVAEAYIPRRAIRHLEKGRVVIFGAGVGMPYFSTDTAGAQRALEIGAEALLLAKGVDGVFTADPKTDPDAKLFDEITHREVLEQGLKVADATAFSLCMDNKMPIIVFNLLVEGNIARAVRGERIGTLVSTPVERPGER from the coding sequence ATGACCGCACCCCGAGTCGACACCGACGACCGCCCCGGATTCCGCCGCGTACTGCTCAAGCTCGGCGGGGAGATGTTCGGCGGTGGTGCCGTCGGTGTCGACCCGGAGGTCGTCGAGACCGTCGCCCGGCAGATCGCCGAGGTCGTCTCCTCGGGGGCGCAGGTGGCGGTCGTCATCGGCGGCGGCAACTTCTTCCGCGGCGCCGAGCTGCAGGACCGGGGCATGGAGCGCTCCCGGGCCGACTACATGGGCATGCTCGGCACCGTCATGAACTGCCTCGCCCTGCAGGACTTCCTGGAGCGCGAGCACCACATCGACACGCGCGTGCAGACCGCCATCACGATGGGCCAGGTCGCCGAGGCCTACATCCCGCGGCGCGCGATCCGGCACCTGGAGAAGGGCCGCGTCGTGATCTTCGGCGCGGGCGTGGGCATGCCCTACTTCTCCACCGACACCGCCGGTGCGCAGCGCGCGCTCGAGATCGGCGCGGAGGCGCTGCTGCTCGCGAAGGGCGTCGACGGCGTGTTCACCGCCGACCCGAAGACCGACCCCGACGCGAAGCTCTTCGACGAGATCACCCATCGCGAGGTGCTGGAGCAGGGGCTCAAGGTCGCCGACGCCACCGCGTTCAGCCTCTGCATGGACAACAAGATGCCGATCATCGTGTTCAACCTGCTCGTGGAGGGCAACATCGCCCGTGCGGTGCGGGGTGAGAGGATCGGCACGCTGGTCAGTACGCCGGTGGAACGGCCCGGGGAAAGGTAG
- the rpsB gene encoding 30S ribosomal protein S2 — translation MAVVTMKQLLDSGVHFGHQTRRWNPKMKRYILTERNGIYIIDLQQTLSYIDRAYEFVRETVAHGGTIMFVGTKKQAQEAIADEAGRVNMPYVNQRWLGGMLTNFQTVHKRLQRMKELETMEQTGGFEGRTKKEILMLTREKTKLEKTLGGIRDMTKVPSAVWIVDTKKEHIAVGEARKLGIPVVSILDTNCDPDEVDFPIPGNDDAIRSAALLTKVVAQAAADGLMQRSRARGGDGGEEKAAAEEPLAEWEQELLTSGAGSDGASLTAAAAPAEAPNPAAEPAPATTSNGTQTAS, via the coding sequence ATGGCCGTCGTCACCATGAAGCAGCTGCTCGACAGCGGCGTGCACTTCGGGCACCAGACCCGACGCTGGAACCCGAAGATGAAGCGCTACATCCTCACCGAGCGCAACGGCATCTACATCATCGACCTGCAGCAGACGCTGTCCTACATCGACCGGGCCTACGAGTTCGTGCGCGAGACCGTCGCGCACGGCGGCACGATCATGTTCGTCGGCACGAAGAAGCAGGCGCAGGAGGCCATCGCCGACGAGGCGGGCCGCGTCAACATGCCGTACGTCAACCAGCGCTGGCTGGGTGGCATGCTCACCAACTTCCAGACCGTCCACAAGCGCCTTCAGCGGATGAAGGAGCTCGAGACGATGGAGCAGACGGGGGGCTTCGAGGGTCGCACCAAGAAGGAGATCCTCATGCTCACCCGCGAGAAGACCAAGCTCGAGAAGACCCTGGGCGGCATCCGGGACATGACCAAGGTCCCGAGCGCGGTCTGGATCGTCGACACCAAGAAGGAGCACATCGCGGTCGGCGAGGCCCGCAAGCTGGGCATCCCCGTCGTCTCCATCCTGGACACGAACTGCGACCCCGACGAGGTCGACTTCCCGATCCCGGGCAACGACGACGCGATCCGCTCCGCCGCACTGCTGACCAAGGTCGTGGCGCAGGCGGCGGCCGACGGCCTCATGCAGCGCTCGCGCGCCCGCGGTGGCGACGGCGGCGAGGAGAAGGCCGCGGCCGAGGAGCCGCTCGCCGAGTGGGAGCAGGAGCTGCTCACCAGCGGCGCCGGCTCCGACGGGGCGAGCCTCACAGCCGCCGCGGCCCCGGCCGAGGCGCCGAACCCGGCCGCCGAGCCCGCTCCGGCCACCACCAGCAACGGCACCCAGACCGCCAGCTGA
- the frr gene encoding ribosome recycling factor, translated as MIDETLFDAEEKMEKAVTVAKDDLASVRTGRATPNMFSRVVVEYYGAMTPINQLASITIPEARMVIIKPYDASSLKALEKAIRESDLGLNPGNDGQIIRCVIPQLSEERRREMVKVARSKGEDARVTVRSVRRKAMDELGRIAKDGEAGEDEVARAEKELQTTVDKYVHQIDDLVKHKETELLEV; from the coding sequence GTGATCGACGAGACGCTCTTCGACGCCGAGGAGAAGATGGAGAAGGCCGTCACCGTCGCGAAGGACGACCTCGCCTCGGTGCGCACCGGCCGCGCGACGCCCAACATGTTCTCCCGGGTCGTCGTCGAGTACTACGGCGCGATGACCCCGATCAACCAGCTCGCCTCGATCACCATCCCCGAGGCCCGCATGGTGATCATCAAGCCGTACGACGCGAGCTCGCTCAAGGCGCTGGAGAAGGCGATCCGCGAGTCCGACCTCGGCCTGAACCCCGGCAACGACGGCCAGATCATCCGGTGCGTCATCCCGCAGCTGTCCGAGGAGCGCCGCCGCGAGATGGTCAAGGTCGCGCGGAGCAAGGGCGAGGACGCACGCGTCACCGTCCGCAGCGTCCGCCGCAAGGCGATGGACGAGCTCGGCCGCATCGCCAAGGACGGCGAGGCGGGCGAGGACGAGGTGGCCCGCGCGGAGAAGGAGCTGCAGACCACCGTCGACAAGTACGTCCACCAGATCGACGACCTGGTGAAGCACAAGGAGACCGAACTCCTCGAAGTCTGA
- a CDS encoding multicopper oxidase family protein, whose protein sequence is MTPVSRRSFLRTVGAGAGLLVLGACSAPASGPPVTEVALGAGEVGIDLAGTLATTWGYNGTVPGPELRVRAGDVLRARLRNALPEPTTIHWHGISLVNAMDGTPGLTQAPVDPGAAFDYEFRVPEAGTHWYHAHSGHQLDRGMYGALIVEPRTEELAYDREHTLLLDDWRDGLDAPGDDGEHAAHGGVGLGGGVGLGGGPGTAPGTGAVADPGPDRVSFGGRSYPLMLVNARPPADPAVFEVRRGDRVRLRVVNAAADTGFRFAIAGHRLTVTHSDGMPVRPVTVDALRIGMGERYDVLVDAGAPGAWQIGVLPEGKTGFGRAVLRYADAPATPAPPADARPTELDGRLLTYDDLVGTGPAEVPPTGGPDRTFALTLRGTDIDVDGLGPDEPLPVSPGEWVRVAVRNESANFHPVHLHGHHFQLATPGRALKDTAVVAARGGELTFDWRADNPGEWMIHCHNHYHMEDGMMRTISYR, encoded by the coding sequence ATGACACCGGTGAGCCGGCGGTCGTTCCTGCGGACGGTCGGGGCGGGGGCCGGGCTGCTCGTGCTCGGCGCCTGCTCCGCCCCCGCGTCCGGGCCGCCGGTCACCGAGGTGGCACTGGGTGCCGGCGAGGTCGGGATCGACCTGGCCGGCACCCTGGCCACGACCTGGGGCTACAACGGGACGGTCCCGGGCCCGGAGCTGCGGGTGCGGGCCGGTGACGTCCTGCGCGCCCGGCTGCGCAACGCCCTGCCCGAACCGACCACGATCCACTGGCACGGGATCTCGCTGGTCAACGCCATGGACGGCACGCCGGGGCTCACCCAGGCCCCGGTGGATCCGGGTGCCGCGTTCGACTACGAGTTCCGGGTGCCCGAGGCGGGCACCCACTGGTACCACGCCCACTCCGGGCACCAGCTCGACCGCGGCATGTACGGGGCGCTGATCGTCGAGCCGCGCACCGAGGAGCTCGCCTACGACCGCGAGCACACCCTGCTGCTCGACGACTGGCGCGACGGCCTCGATGCCCCCGGCGACGACGGCGAGCACGCGGCGCACGGCGGGGTGGGGCTCGGCGGCGGAGTGGGGCTCGGCGGCGGCCCGGGGACCGCCCCCGGCACGGGCGCCGTCGCGGATCCGGGGCCCGACCGCGTGTCCTTCGGCGGCCGGTCCTACCCGTTGATGCTGGTCAACGCCCGCCCCCCGGCCGACCCCGCTGTGTTCGAGGTGCGCCGCGGCGACCGGGTGCGCCTGCGCGTCGTCAACGCTGCGGCCGACACCGGCTTCCGGTTCGCGATCGCCGGGCACCGCCTCACCGTCACCCACTCCGACGGGATGCCGGTGCGGCCCGTCACCGTCGACGCGCTGCGGATCGGCATGGGCGAGCGCTACGACGTCCTCGTCGACGCCGGCGCGCCGGGGGCCTGGCAGATCGGGGTGCTGCCGGAGGGCAAGACCGGCTTCGGGCGGGCGGTGCTGCGCTACGCCGACGCCCCCGCGACGCCCGCCCCGCCCGCCGACGCCCGCCCGACCGAGCTCGACGGTCGGCTGCTCACCTACGACGACCTCGTCGGCACCGGGCCGGCGGAGGTCCCGCCGACCGGCGGCCCCGACCGCACCTTCGCCCTGACGCTGCGGGGCACCGACATCGACGTCGACGGCCTCGGCCCCGACGAGCCGCTCCCGGTGAGCCCCGGCGAGTGGGTGCGGGTGGCGGTGCGCAACGAGAGCGCGAACTTCCATCCCGTCCACCTGCACGGGCACCACTTCCAGCTCGCGACCCCCGGGCGCGCCCTCAAGGACACCGCCGTCGTGGCCGCGCGGGGCGGCGAGCTGACGTTCGACTGGCGCGCCGACAACCCCGGCGAGTGGATGATCCACTGCCACAACCACTACCACATGGAGGACGGGATGATGCGGACGATCAGCTACCGGTAG
- a CDS encoding class I SAM-dependent methyltransferase, producing the protein MTIPSPNLWNWPEVYEQENRAQDVDGAIWAALREDAPWAGADVVDVGCGDGFHLPVFADGAASVIGVEPHPPLVRRARGRGLPVLEGGAAALPLPDASVDLLHARTAYFFGAGCEPGLAEARRVLRPGGVLAIVDLDATQPPYGDWMRADIPHYDPVAAERFFVRRGFSLRRIATRWAFPDRATLEAVLRIEFSRATADRALAAVPGLEIPVGYRLQVRRFSRG; encoded by the coding sequence ATGACCATCCCCAGCCCGAACCTGTGGAACTGGCCGGAGGTCTACGAGCAGGAGAACCGCGCCCAGGACGTCGACGGGGCGATCTGGGCCGCGCTGCGCGAGGACGCCCCGTGGGCGGGGGCCGACGTCGTCGACGTCGGCTGCGGCGACGGCTTCCACCTGCCCGTCTTCGCCGACGGGGCGGCGTCGGTGATCGGCGTCGAGCCGCACCCGCCGCTGGTGCGCCGGGCCCGCGGACGCGGGCTCCCCGTCCTGGAGGGCGGGGCCGCGGCCCTTCCGCTCCCGGACGCGTCGGTCGACCTCCTGCACGCGCGCACCGCGTACTTCTTCGGGGCGGGGTGCGAACCGGGGCTCGCCGAGGCCCGGCGCGTGCTGCGTCCCGGCGGGGTGCTCGCGATCGTCGACCTCGACGCCACGCAGCCGCCCTACGGCGACTGGATGCGCGCCGACATCCCGCACTACGACCCCGTCGCGGCCGAGCGGTTCTTCGTCCGGCGCGGGTTCTCGCTGCGCCGGATCGCGACGCGGTGGGCCTTCCCGGACCGCGCGACGCTCGAGGCGGTCCTGCGCATCGAGTTCTCCCGGGCCACGGCCGACCGCGCGCTCGCGGCCGTGCCGGGCCTGGAGATCCCGGTGGGCTACCGGCTGCAGGTGCGGCGGTTCAGCCGAGGGTGA